The proteins below come from a single Eucalyptus grandis isolate ANBG69807.140 chromosome 3, ASM1654582v1, whole genome shotgun sequence genomic window:
- the LOC104432474 gene encoding transmembrane emp24 domain-containing protein p24beta2 encodes MKGPSGEQIQDFHDKISEKFEFVAHHKGVHRFCFTNKSHYHETIDFDVHVGHFTFYDQHAKDEHFNPLLEQIGKLEEALYNIQFEQHWLEAETERQAIVNDAMSRRAVHKAFFESAALIGASVLQVYLLRRLFERKLGFSRV; translated from the exons ATGAAAGGACCTTCTGGTGAACAgattcaagattttcacgacaagaTCAGTGAGAAATTTGAGTTTGTGGCTCACCATAAGGGTGTTCATCGGTTCTGCTTTACTAACAAGTCTCATTATCATGAAACCATCGACTTTGATGTACACGTTGGCCATTTTACATTCTATGATCAGCATGCAAAGGACG AGCATTTCAACCCCTTGTTGGAACAGATAGGGAAGCTGGAGGAGGCTCTCTACAACATTCAGTTTGAGCAGCATTGGCTGGAGGCTGAGACTGAACGTCAAGCAATTG TGAACGACGCAATGAGCAGAAGGGCAGTCCATAAGGCTTTCTTCGAGTCAGCAGCACTTATTGGGGCGAGTGTTCTCCAAGTTTACCTGCTCCGCCGCCTTTTTGAGAGGAAGCTTGGTTTCTCTCGAGTTTAA